From Nicotiana tabacum cultivar K326 chromosome 15, ASM71507v2, whole genome shotgun sequence, the proteins below share one genomic window:
- the LOC142169657 gene encoding serine/threonine-protein phosphatase 7 long form homolog: MEVPLMHPGPASLELLLLQAEHSSSYIWEGQLLAQTFRARRVDDMWDFLRAHHLHRRIVRRLEDTGFYRIIEIGRLQLDWSLITALIERWRPETHTFHLPIGEAAITLQDVEVLYGLPVDGRTITACSQRLYGIAVPGDVAAAHQFSASGGGCICWD, from the coding sequence ATGGAGGTTCCGCTTATGCATCCTGGACCTGCCTCGCTAGAGCTACTCTTGCTACAGGCCGAGCATAGTTCTTCGTACATATGGGAGGGGCAGTTATTGGCCCAGACATTCCGTGCTAGACGAGTAGACGATATGTGGGACTTTCTTAGGGCCCACCATCTCCATCGCCGTATAGTCAGACGCCTTGAGGATACGGGTTTCTATAGGATTATTGAGATCGGCCGGTTGCAGCTGGATTGGTCGTTGATCACGGctttgatagagcggtggcgaccggagacgcacacattTCATTTACCCATTGGCGAGGCTGCTATCACACTTCAGGACGTGGAGGTTCTGTATGGGCTGCCGGTTGATGGACGTACCATTACCGCATGCTCTCAGAGATTATATGGGATTGCAGTACCTGGAGATGTTGCAGCGGCTCACCAGTTTTCAGCCAGCGGAGGAGGCTGCATTTGTTGGGACTAG